A portion of the Achromobacter sp. MFA1 R4 genome contains these proteins:
- a CDS encoding RHS repeat-associated core domain-containing protein, with product MPTPPGAAPSVPKRNAPPVEEHYTDAEYQEAEAENDGIQWSDEDLDGPQGVVAPLNTIAPEDVEAGQNAFDQWLRENSDGWVTLPRIKAAAGAVPVLGNLMALVDAIGDITTLVDSNPTQFLDWVSLGINLFGVVPAPGTAAARMSLRPALFLVQKEVARQAKAGLGNAIIMALAAHLSENIAGDIEDFAQQAQARLEGLLRDAGAKAEEIIRALADVLVSLTVPANADASFEKAGAQLSSAWDKKWDSPRGAARDLWDGLGSGVRGSKQSVGNAAKDLLPGKARDLMLRSAQRLNALAPQVNDSMQSLADENNVNSIASLLMHLSVAVVLWRQRKGYAIGTNVRPAVASKARQMARSMRLARIRRQARARRNANPDKNGACPATCHSISFAMGTERIKHVDFSLRGPFALRWARTYSSDLAAFDRGPLGARWINEYTTRIDIKTAGADRETLRYHAEDGRTHAWPLPAVGKFHYDPVENLTVVRTSDTDLTVAQGYERRATYQREGRRFRLTGIYLRNGARVALHYRHVVGRRSVLSDLVTYLDDAPHTHVGTQIDAAGRIVALWQLKDGEPQRQLAGYDYDEQGDLLQARDEHQAQWDYHYRHHLITRYTDRTGRGMNLEWKGSGPKARAIREWADDGSFDTRLRWHPEIRLTYVTDALGHVTEHYYDIDGYTYRIVHPDGLSEWLYRDDGKNVVTHIHPDGNIDSYAYDERSNLLEHLRADSTSVHYAYDDQDQLFKIRDAEGGLWQRDYSPRGYLTETIDPLGHKTEYAYDAAGHPVAIRDARGGEKLLAYDAAGQLTQYTDCSGKRSAWMYDEAGQVTAFTDAAGNVTRYGYEAGHLALVTHPDQTVEHYERDAEGRLLAHTDALGRRTQWTYNGAGLLARRLDAAGRTLQYEWDKLGRLTALANENDRQARFVYDPAGRLLEERGFDDVATRYRYDPDSGTLLSAQDGDRVIEFMFDALGRVTQRLARPYAPPAQAPVQTVAKRGAQTSARASTRSAQVRVETQTERYAYDGNGRLILAENTACRLQWFHDAAGNLTREHQHYLALAQPVVAVWKHEYNELNQRIATHRPDGHRVSVLTYGSGHVHGLMFDDHELVSIERDDLHRETTRTQGNGLAQTQSWDAMGRLNAQSIARGAQRLIHRGYRYDAAGQLEAIQDSRRGPLAYRYDPVGRLLEATSSLGKEAFAFDPANNLLDPASHPAQESPGMAGPVYTYRQRSARLDNLLREYAGTHYTYDARGNLVEKLHNGQRSRLQWDLFNRLTGYSNDRLHVRYQYDALGRRLLKQSEAHWRERPGMTPAQRQEEQARLNRAMGCSTTLYGWDGDTLAWEGRDDQTTHYLYEPGSFVPLAQAISRKPVLLHQQPAYADAYDIDRDPLWISSPDPDPVDAMAWYHCDHLGTPQELTDAQGEVVWSAQYHAWGAAKEAITDAARAAGIRNPIRFQGQYLDPETGLHYNRHRYYDPQIGRFIAKDPIGFAGGLNVYQYVDNPVGWVDPLGLAPQLPKACGCLDWSRVHPATGESAIDHVRKHGTDNLEKPSHGIFNEDPITTTNAAWSKAVKDGVRPTVGGNGNFNYDITFPNAGKAGGFSGLAAGNPTLNGVKIVTLPGTNKVVTSFPK from the coding sequence ATGCCAACCCCGCCAGGCGCTGCCCCCTCCGTTCCAAAGCGAAACGCCCCTCCCGTCGAAGAGCACTACACCGACGCCGAATACCAGGAAGCCGAAGCCGAGAACGACGGCATCCAATGGAGCGACGAAGACCTGGACGGCCCGCAGGGCGTGGTCGCCCCGCTGAACACCATTGCCCCCGAAGACGTCGAAGCCGGCCAGAACGCCTTTGACCAATGGCTGCGCGAGAACAGCGACGGCTGGGTCACGCTGCCGCGCATCAAGGCGGCAGCGGGCGCGGTGCCGGTGCTGGGCAACCTCATGGCGCTGGTGGATGCCATCGGCGACATCACGACATTGGTCGACAGCAATCCCACGCAATTCCTGGACTGGGTCAGCCTGGGCATCAACCTCTTTGGCGTGGTGCCCGCGCCTGGCACGGCGGCTGCGCGCATGAGCCTGCGGCCCGCGCTGTTTCTCGTGCAAAAGGAGGTCGCACGCCAGGCCAAGGCGGGCCTGGGCAACGCGATCATCATGGCCCTGGCTGCGCACCTGAGCGAGAACATCGCTGGCGACATCGAAGACTTCGCGCAACAGGCGCAGGCCCGGCTGGAAGGGCTGCTGCGGGATGCGGGGGCCAAGGCAGAGGAAATCATTCGGGCGCTGGCCGATGTCCTGGTCAGCCTGACCGTGCCGGCCAACGCGGATGCCTCGTTCGAGAAAGCCGGCGCGCAGCTCTCGTCCGCGTGGGACAAGAAATGGGACTCGCCGCGGGGCGCCGCGCGCGACCTCTGGGATGGCCTGGGTAGCGGCGTGCGCGGCAGCAAGCAGTCGGTCGGCAACGCCGCCAAGGACCTGCTGCCCGGCAAGGCGCGCGACTTGATGCTGCGCTCCGCCCAGCGCCTGAACGCCCTGGCGCCGCAAGTCAATGACAGCATGCAATCGCTCGCCGACGAGAACAACGTCAACAGCATCGCGTCATTGCTCATGCACCTGTCGGTGGCTGTGGTGCTGTGGCGCCAGCGCAAGGGGTACGCCATCGGCACGAACGTGCGACCGGCCGTGGCGAGCAAGGCCCGGCAGATGGCGCGCTCGATGCGCCTGGCGCGCATCCGCCGCCAGGCCCGCGCGCGGCGGAATGCCAATCCGGACAAGAACGGCGCCTGCCCGGCCACTTGCCACAGCATCAGTTTTGCGATGGGCACGGAGCGCATCAAGCATGTGGATTTCTCGCTGCGCGGGCCTTTTGCGCTGCGCTGGGCGCGAACGTATTCGTCGGATCTCGCTGCGTTTGATAGGGGGCCGCTGGGCGCGCGCTGGATCAACGAGTACACCACACGCATCGACATCAAGACGGCAGGCGCGGATCGCGAAACCCTGCGCTATCACGCCGAGGACGGACGCACGCACGCGTGGCCGCTACCGGCGGTTGGCAAGTTCCACTACGACCCGGTCGAGAATCTGACGGTGGTGCGCACTTCCGACACCGACCTAACCGTGGCGCAAGGGTACGAGCGGCGCGCCACCTACCAACGCGAGGGCCGGCGGTTTCGGCTGACGGGCATCTACCTGCGCAACGGTGCGCGCGTGGCGCTGCACTATCGGCATGTCGTGGGACGGCGCAGCGTTCTGTCCGACCTCGTGACGTATCTGGACGATGCACCTCACACGCACGTCGGCACGCAGATCGACGCCGCCGGCCGCATCGTCGCGCTCTGGCAGCTCAAGGACGGAGAACCGCAGCGGCAACTGGCCGGTTACGACTACGACGAGCAAGGGGACCTGCTGCAAGCGCGCGACGAGCACCAGGCGCAGTGGGACTACCACTACCGACACCACCTCATCACCCGCTACACCGACCGCACCGGACGCGGCATGAACCTGGAGTGGAAGGGTTCAGGCCCCAAGGCGCGCGCCATCCGCGAATGGGCCGACGACGGCAGCTTCGACACGCGCCTGCGCTGGCACCCCGAGATCCGCCTGACCTATGTCACCGACGCGCTGGGCCATGTCACGGAGCACTACTACGACATCGACGGCTACACCTACCGCATCGTGCACCCGGACGGCCTGTCGGAATGGCTGTATCGCGACGACGGCAAGAACGTGGTCACGCACATCCACCCCGACGGCAACATCGACAGCTACGCCTACGACGAGCGCAGCAACCTGCTCGAACACTTGCGCGCGGACAGCACCTCGGTCCACTACGCCTACGACGACCAGGACCAGCTCTTCAAGATCCGCGACGCCGAAGGCGGCCTGTGGCAGCGCGACTACAGCCCGCGTGGGTATCTGACCGAGACGATCGATCCGCTGGGTCACAAGACCGAATACGCCTATGACGCGGCGGGCCATCCGGTTGCGATCCGGGACGCCCGGGGCGGAGAGAAACTGCTGGCCTACGACGCCGCAGGCCAGCTTACGCAGTACACGGATTGCTCGGGCAAGCGCAGCGCGTGGATGTATGACGAGGCGGGACAGGTGACCGCCTTCACGGATGCGGCGGGCAACGTCACGCGCTACGGGTACGAGGCGGGGCACCTGGCCCTGGTCACGCACCCGGACCAGACGGTCGAACACTACGAGCGAGACGCCGAAGGGCGGCTACTGGCCCACACCGACGCGCTGGGCCGGCGCACGCAATGGACGTACAACGGCGCGGGGCTCCTTGCCCGGCGCCTGGACGCGGCGGGCAGGACGCTCCAATACGAATGGGACAAGCTGGGCCGACTCACGGCGCTGGCGAATGAGAACGACCGGCAAGCGAGATTTGTCTATGACCCGGCCGGGCGACTGCTGGAGGAGCGAGGCTTCGATGACGTGGCCACCCGATATCGCTACGACCCGGACAGCGGAACGTTGCTGTCGGCGCAGGATGGTGACCGGGTAATCGAGTTCATGTTCGACGCATTGGGCCGCGTGACACAGCGGCTGGCGCGGCCGTATGCGCCGCCGGCGCAGGCCCCGGTGCAAACGGTCGCGAAAAGGGGCGCGCAAACGTCAGCGCGAGCCTCGACACGCTCAGCGCAGGTTCGCGTCGAGACGCAAACGGAGCGCTACGCCTACGACGGCAACGGCCGCCTGATCCTCGCCGAAAACACCGCCTGCCGGCTCCAATGGTTCCACGACGCCGCCGGCAACCTGACCCGCGAACACCAGCACTATCTGGCCCTGGCGCAGCCAGTCGTGGCGGTCTGGAAGCACGAGTACAACGAGCTGAACCAGCGCATCGCCACGCACCGCCCCGATGGCCATCGCGTCAGCGTGCTGACCTATGGCTCGGGCCACGTGCACGGCCTGATGTTCGACGACCATGAACTCGTCAGCATCGAACGCGACGACCTGCACCGCGAGACCACGCGCACGCAAGGCAATGGCCTGGCGCAGACGCAATCGTGGGACGCGATGGGGCGCCTCAATGCACAGAGCATCGCGCGGGGCGCGCAACGCCTGATCCACCGCGGCTACCGCTACGATGCGGCCGGCCAGTTGGAAGCAATCCAGGACAGCCGCCGAGGCCCCTTGGCCTACCGCTATGACCCGGTAGGACGCCTATTGGAGGCCACCAGCAGCCTCGGCAAGGAAGCCTTCGCCTTCGATCCGGCCAACAACCTGCTGGATCCGGCGAGCCACCCAGCACAAGAGTCCCCGGGCATGGCGGGCCCCGTCTACACCTACCGCCAGCGTTCCGCGCGCCTGGACAACCTCCTACGCGAATACGCCGGCACCCACTACACCTACGATGCCCGCGGCAACCTCGTTGAAAAGCTGCACAACGGCCAGCGCTCGCGCCTGCAGTGGGACCTTTTCAACCGCCTGACGGGCTACAGCAACGACCGCCTGCACGTGAGGTACCAGTACGACGCGCTGGGCCGCCGCCTGCTCAAGCAGTCCGAGGCTCACTGGCGCGAACGGCCGGGCATGACGCCCGCGCAGCGCCAGGAAGAGCAAGCCCGCCTGAACCGCGCGATGGGTTGCAGCACAACGCTGTACGGTTGGGATGGCGATACCTTGGCATGGGAAGGCCGCGACGACCAGACCACGCACTACCTCTACGAACCCGGCAGCTTCGTGCCACTGGCCCAGGCGATCAGCCGCAAGCCCGTGCTGCTGCATCAGCAACCGGCTTACGCGGATGCCTATGACATCGACCGCGATCCGCTATGGATATCCTCGCCCGACCCGGACCCGGTGGACGCCATGGCCTGGTATCACTGCGACCACCTGGGCACACCCCAGGAACTGACTGACGCGCAAGGCGAGGTAGTTTGGAGCGCGCAATACCACGCGTGGGGTGCAGCCAAAGAGGCCATCACCGATGCCGCCCGCGCGGCGGGAATCCGTAATCCGATCCGATTCCAGGGGCAGTATCTGGACCCGGAAACGGGCCTGCATTACAACCGGCATCGATACTATGATCCGCAGATCGGACGGTTCATTGCGAAGGATCCGATCGGGTTTGCGGGTGGGCTGAATGTTTATCAGTATGTGGATAACCCGGTGGGATGGGTGGATCCGTTGGGGTTGGCTCCCCAATTGCCCAAAGCTTGCGGTTGTTTGGATTGGTCGAGAGTCCATCCCGCAACTGGGGAGAGTGCGATCGATCACGTGCGCAAGCACGGAACAGACAATCTAGAAAAGCCATCACATGGAATTTTCAACGAGGATCCGATAACGACGACAAACGCGGCATGGAGTAAAGCGGTAAAGGATGGCGTGCGACCTACAGTAGGAGGAAATGGCAACTTCAACTACGACATCACATTTCCTAATGCAGGAAAGGCTGGGGGCTTTTCGGGCTTGGCGGCCGGCAATCCAACTTTGAATGGCGTAAAGATTGTCACTCTCCCCGGGACAAATAAGGTGGTGACTTCATTTCCAAAATGA
- a CDS encoding RHS repeat-associated core domain-containing protein gives MAGPVYTYRHRSARLDNLLREYAGTHYTYDALGRRLLKQSEAHWRERPGMTPAQIREEQARANRALGCSTTLYGWDGDTLAWEGHDDQTTHYLYEPGIFVPLAQAISRKPILLHQQPAYAGAYDIDRDPLWTTSPDPDPVDALAWYHCDHLGTPQELTDAQGEIAWTAQYHAWGAAKEAITDAARAAGVRNPIRFQGQYLDRETGLHYNRHRYYDPHIGRFITKDPIGFAGGLNVYQYADNPVEWVDPLGLARSGRWTPVGNGRIRVDPPHVENTDQQVHAHCQCKSRHQEVVVNRDGTQSHGSRGKISDLTRKEMEYLRTQGFDL, from the coding sequence ATGGCCGGCCCCGTCTACACCTACCGCCATCGTTCGGCGCGCCTGGACAACCTCCTACGCGAATATGCCGGCACCCACTACACCTACGACGCGCTGGGCCGCCGCCTGCTAAAGCAATCCGAAGCGCACTGGCGCGAACGGCCCGGCATGACGCCCGCGCAGATCCGGGAAGAACAAGCGCGCGCGAATCGCGCGTTGGGCTGCAGCACGACGCTCTACGGCTGGGATGGCGATACCCTGGCATGGGAAGGCCACGACGACCAGACCACGCACTACCTCTACGAACCCGGCATTTTCGTGCCGCTGGCCCAGGCGATCAGCCGCAAGCCAATTCTCCTGCACCAGCAACCGGCGTACGCCGGAGCCTATGACATCGACCGCGATCCGCTATGGACGACCTCGCCCGACCCGGACCCGGTGGACGCCCTGGCCTGGTATCACTGCGATCACCTGGGCACGCCGCAGGAACTGACCGACGCGCAAGGCGAGATCGCCTGGACTGCGCAATACCACGCGTGGGGCGCGGCAAAAGAAGCCATCACCGATGCCGCGCGCGCGGCGGGAGTCCGTAATCCGATCCGATTTCAGGGGCAGTATCTGGACCGGGAAACAGGCCTGCATTACAACCGGCATCGGTACTATGATCCGCACATCGGACGGTTCATTACGAAGGATCCGATCGGGTTTGCGGGTGGATTGAATGTTTATCAGTATGCGGATAATCCGGTAGAGTGGGTTGATCCGTTGGGGTTGGCGCGTTCAGGTCGATGGACTCCAGTCGGGAATGGGCGAATACGGGTAGACCCCCCGCACGTCGAAAATACCGATCAGCAAGTACACGCACACTGTCAGTGCAAATCACGGCATCAAGAAGTCGTTGTTAACCGCGACGGTACACAAAGTCATGGATCGCGGGGCAAGATTTCCGACTTGACTAGAAAAGAGATGGAATATTTGCGAACTCAAGGATTTGATTTATGA
- a CDS encoding amino acid ABC transporter ATP-binding protein — protein sequence MSDAIIRLQDVNKWYGQFHVLRNINLNVAQGERIVVCGPSGSGKSTMIRCINRLEEHQKGQIIVDGTELTSDLKHIETIRREVGMVFQHFNLFPHLTVLENLTLGPMWVLKQSRAQAEATAMKYLERVRIPDQALKFPGQLSGGQQQRVAIARSLCMNPKVMLFDEPTSALDPEMVKEVLDVMVTLAQESGMTMICVTHEMGFARKVANRVIFMDRGEIIEENNPDDFFDHPRNERTRLFLSQILH from the coding sequence ATGTCCGATGCCATCATTCGCCTGCAGGACGTCAACAAGTGGTACGGCCAGTTCCACGTCCTGCGCAACATCAACCTGAACGTCGCCCAGGGTGAACGCATCGTGGTATGCGGGCCCTCGGGCTCGGGCAAGTCCACGATGATCCGCTGCATCAACCGGCTGGAAGAACACCAGAAAGGCCAGATCATCGTCGACGGCACGGAGCTCACCAGCGATCTGAAGCACATCGAGACCATCCGCCGCGAGGTCGGCATGGTGTTCCAGCATTTCAACCTGTTCCCGCACCTGACCGTGCTGGAAAACCTGACGCTGGGTCCCATGTGGGTCCTCAAGCAATCCCGCGCCCAGGCCGAAGCCACGGCCATGAAATACCTGGAGCGCGTGCGCATCCCGGACCAGGCCCTCAAGTTCCCCGGGCAGCTATCCGGCGGCCAGCAGCAGCGCGTGGCGATCGCGCGGTCGTTGTGCATGAATCCCAAGGTCATGCTGTTCGACGAACCCACGTCCGCGCTGGATCCCGAAATGGTCAAGGAGGTGCTGGACGTGATGGTCACGCTGGCGCAGGAAAGCGGCATGACGATGATCTGCGTGACGCATGAAATGGGCTTCGCGCGCAAGGTCGCCAACCGGGTGATCTTCATGGATCGTGGCGAGATCATCGAAGAGAACAACCCGGACGACTTCTTCGATCATCCGCGGAATGAAAGAACCAGGCTGTTTTTGAGTCAGATTCTGCATTGA
- a CDS encoding amino acid ABC transporter permease, translated as MSNTTQTLGADLAPPGAQTGAWAWMRARLFSSPLNLLITVLLAWGLLMAVPALVEWAFIKANFDAANAQECRASGGACWAFIIEKHRLILFGTYPFDEQWRPLIATVILIAVIVASGMRRFWNGKLALIWTLGLAAVAVLMWGGVFGLTYVESARWGGLPLTLILATFGIAFAFPIGVLLALGRRSKMPAIKALCVVYIELIRGVPLISLLFMSSVMLPLFLPEGFTIDKLLRAQIAIIMFAAAYIAETVRGGLQAIPKGQYEGADSLGLNYWQQMRKIILPQALKIVIPPLVGIFISLFKDTSLVVIIGIFDLTLAAKAALSDAAWRGFGVEAYLFISLIYFVFCYSMSKYSRALEQRLATGHAR; from the coding sequence ATGAGCAACACTACGCAAACCCTGGGCGCGGACCTCGCCCCGCCCGGCGCGCAGACCGGCGCTTGGGCCTGGATGCGGGCGCGCCTGTTCTCGTCGCCGCTCAATCTTCTGATCACCGTGCTGCTGGCGTGGGGCCTGCTGATGGCGGTGCCGGCGCTGGTGGAATGGGCCTTCATCAAGGCGAACTTCGACGCGGCCAACGCGCAGGAATGCCGGGCCTCCGGCGGCGCCTGCTGGGCCTTCATCATTGAAAAGCACCGGCTGATTCTGTTCGGCACGTATCCTTTCGACGAACAATGGCGGCCGCTGATCGCCACCGTGATCCTCATCGCCGTGATCGTGGCAAGCGGCATGCGCCGCTTCTGGAACGGCAAGCTCGCACTCATCTGGACGCTGGGCCTGGCGGCCGTGGCCGTGCTGATGTGGGGCGGCGTATTCGGCCTGACCTACGTCGAAAGCGCCCGCTGGGGCGGCCTGCCGCTCACCTTGATCCTGGCCACCTTCGGCATCGCCTTCGCCTTTCCGATCGGCGTGCTGCTGGCCTTGGGACGCCGGTCGAAAATGCCCGCGATCAAGGCGCTGTGCGTCGTGTACATCGAGCTGATCCGCGGCGTGCCGCTCATCAGCCTGCTGTTCATGTCCTCGGTCATGCTGCCGCTGTTCCTGCCCGAAGGCTTCACCATCGACAAGCTCCTGCGCGCACAGATCGCCATCATCATGTTCGCCGCGGCCTACATCGCCGAAACGGTGCGCGGCGGCTTGCAGGCCATCCCGAAGGGGCAGTACGAAGGCGCGGACTCGCTCGGCCTGAACTACTGGCAGCAGATGCGCAAGATCATCCTGCCGCAGGCGCTCAAGATCGTGATTCCGCCGCTGGTGGGCATCTTCATCAGCCTGTTCAAGGACACGTCGCTGGTCGTGATCATCGGCATCTTCGACCTGACGCTGGCGGCCAAGGCGGCCCTGTCCGACGCGGCGTGGCGAGGTTTCGGGGTGGAGGCCTATCTCTTCATCTCGCTGATCTACTTCGTCTTCTGCTATTCCATGTCCAAATACAGCCGCGCGCTCGAGCAGCGCCTGGCCACCGGGCACGCCCGGTAA
- a CDS encoding amino acid ABC transporter permease codes for MAPHIAQRPAQRPPRRVSWNDPATRALVYQALALALVGAAVWFLVHNTLHNLSLRNISTGFGFLNREAGFAIGETVIAYSPADTYGRAIFAGVLNTLRVGLLALVAATVLGVFIGVGRLSKNWLVNKITSVYVEVMRNVPLLLQLFFWYALITENMPGPRQAHHPLPGVFISNRGLKVPGLEGASLDWMLGGLALAIVAIVVLGHWATKRQEATGQPFKLGRTAIGLLVAFPLIGWLASGASLTLDMPALKGFNFVGGLTLTPEFVALFLGLTVYTSAFIAEVVRSGIQAVNNGQWEAAGSLGLPRRLVLRLVILPQALRVIIPPMTSQYLNLLKNSSLAVAIGYPDIVSVVNTTLNQTGQAIEGILIIMGAYLTVSLSISIFMNWYNKRIALVER; via the coding sequence GTGGCGCCGCATATCGCTCAACGCCCGGCGCAGCGGCCGCCGCGCCGGGTCTCCTGGAACGACCCGGCCACGCGCGCGCTGGTCTACCAGGCGCTGGCCCTGGCGCTCGTCGGGGCCGCCGTCTGGTTCCTGGTGCACAACACGCTGCACAACCTGTCGCTGCGCAACATCTCGACCGGTTTCGGCTTCCTGAATCGCGAGGCGGGCTTTGCCATTGGCGAAACGGTCATCGCCTACTCTCCCGCCGACACTTACGGGCGGGCCATCTTCGCCGGGGTGCTGAACACGCTGCGCGTCGGGCTGCTGGCGCTGGTGGCCGCGACCGTCCTGGGCGTCTTCATCGGCGTAGGCCGCTTGTCCAAGAACTGGCTGGTCAACAAGATCACCTCCGTTTACGTCGAAGTGATGCGCAACGTGCCGTTGCTGTTGCAGCTCTTCTTCTGGTACGCGCTCATCACCGAAAACATGCCGGGTCCGCGGCAGGCGCACCATCCGCTCCCGGGCGTCTTCATCTCCAATCGCGGGCTGAAGGTGCCGGGGCTGGAAGGCGCGTCGCTGGACTGGATGCTGGGCGGACTGGCGCTGGCCATCGTGGCGATCGTCGTCCTGGGGCATTGGGCCACCAAGCGCCAGGAGGCGACCGGGCAGCCGTTCAAGCTGGGCCGCACTGCCATCGGCCTGCTGGTCGCGTTCCCCCTCATCGGCTGGCTCGCGAGCGGCGCGTCGCTGACGCTGGACATGCCGGCGCTCAAGGGCTTTAACTTCGTCGGCGGGCTGACGCTGACGCCGGAGTTCGTCGCCCTCTTCCTGGGCCTGACCGTCTACACCTCGGCCTTCATCGCCGAAGTGGTGCGCTCGGGCATCCAGGCGGTCAACAACGGCCAGTGGGAAGCCGCCGGCTCGCTGGGCCTGCCGCGCCGCCTGGTGCTGCGCCTGGTGATCCTGCCGCAGGCGCTGCGCGTCATCATCCCCCCGATGACCAGCCAGTACCTGAACCTGTTGAAGAACAGTTCGCTGGCGGTGGCCATCGGCTACCCCGACATCGTGTCGGTCGTGAACACCACGCTGAACCAGACCGGCCAGGCCATCGAAGGCATCCTCATCATCATGGGCGCCTACCTCACGGTCAGCCTGTCGATCTCGATATTCATGAACTGGTACAACAAGCGCATCGCGCTGGTGGAGCGTTGA
- a CDS encoding aminotransferase class I/II-fold pyridoxal phosphate-dependent enzyme translates to MNSIVNARLKQIKPSPSMAAKIVVDELRRQGREIADFTLGEPDMPTPAHIARAGQDAIAGGDIRYTSPNGTVGLRRAIANSLEQTLGLRYGMDQIAVGAGAKQIIAAALTASLEPGDEVIVCAPYWVSYPDMVLLGEGKPVVVTGPESQGFKLDAATLEAAITPRTRWLILNSPSNPSGAVYSAAELRALTDVLLRHPHVWILSDEIYAPFTYSGQAHASPVQVEPQLIERTLVVNGMSKSYAMTGWRVGYGAGPAELIKAMSTVMSQSTSCPSAISQAAAQAALEGDQSSVAEMVQIFKARRDLIVRRLNDIPGISCAMPDGAFYVYANVQGLIGRKGPDGELKTDLDVSLFFLREAGVAVIDGGSYGLSPYVRFSFATSTEVIEQGMDRLAVAVSALMAG, encoded by the coding sequence ATGAACAGCATCGTCAACGCCCGACTCAAACAGATCAAACCCTCGCCCAGCATGGCCGCCAAGATCGTCGTGGACGAACTGCGCCGCCAGGGCCGCGAGATCGCCGACTTCACGCTGGGCGAGCCCGACATGCCCACGCCGGCGCACATCGCGCGCGCCGGGCAGGACGCCATCGCCGGCGGCGACATCCGCTACACCAGCCCCAACGGCACGGTGGGCCTGCGCCGCGCCATCGCCAACAGCCTGGAACAGACCCTGGGCCTGCGCTACGGCATGGACCAGATCGCCGTGGGCGCGGGCGCCAAGCAGATCATCGCCGCCGCGCTGACCGCCAGCCTGGAGCCGGGCGACGAAGTCATCGTGTGCGCGCCGTACTGGGTGTCCTATCCGGACATGGTGCTGCTGGGCGAAGGCAAGCCGGTCGTCGTGACCGGCCCCGAATCGCAGGGCTTCAAGCTGGACGCGGCCACGCTGGAAGCGGCCATCACGCCGCGCACGCGCTGGCTGATCCTGAACTCGCCCAGCAATCCCAGCGGCGCCGTCTACAGCGCCGCCGAACTGCGCGCGCTGACAGACGTGCTGCTGCGCCATCCGCACGTGTGGATCCTGAGCGACGAGATCTATGCGCCTTTCACCTACAGCGGCCAGGCGCACGCCTCGCCCGTGCAGGTCGAGCCCCAGCTCATCGAACGCACGCTCGTGGTGAACGGCATGTCCAAGTCCTACGCCATGACCGGCTGGCGCGTCGGCTATGGCGCTGGCCCGGCCGAGCTGATCAAGGCGATGAGCACGGTCATGTCGCAAAGCACGTCATGCCCCAGCGCGATCTCGCAGGCCGCGGCCCAGGCCGCCCTGGAAGGCGACCAGTCCAGCGTCGCGGAGATGGTCCAGATCTTCAAGGCCCGCCGCGACCTGATCGTGCGCCGCCTGAACGACATTCCGGGCATTTCGTGCGCCATGCCGGACGGCGCGTTCTACGTGTACGCCAACGTGCAGGGCCTGATCGGCCGCAAAGGCCCCGACGGGGAGCTGAAGACCGACCTGGACGTGAGCCTCTTTTTTCTGCGCGAAGCGGGTGTGGCCGTGATCGACGGCGGTTCGTACGGCCTGTCGCCCTATGTGCGCTTCTCGTTCGCGACCTCCACCGAGGTCATCGAGCAAGGCATGGACCGCCTGGCCGTCGCGGTCAGCGCCTTGATGGCGGGCTGA